The following proteins are co-located in the Mus caroli chromosome 7, CAROLI_EIJ_v1.1, whole genome shotgun sequence genome:
- the Tmem150b gene encoding modulator of macroautophagy TMEM150B isoform X1 — translation MSLALAHFSFLAVWICIVRHHQLRDWGVKTWQNQLILWSGILCALGTSIVGNFQDKNQKPTHLAGAFLAFILGNLYFWLQFFLSWWMKGLPQPGPHWIKSLRLSLCSLSTILIVAMIVLHARNMRSASAICEWVVAMLLFMLFGFFAVDFSSLRGCTLHLHPHLDSSLPQAPSGSPNIQMAQVL, via the exons ATGAGTTTGGCTCTGGCTCACTTCTCTTTCCTAGCTGTTTGGATCTGCATTGTGCGTCATCACCAACTCCGGGACTGGGGCGTCAAAACCTGGCAAAACCAGCTAATTCTGTGGTCGGGGATCCTTTGTGCCCTGGGTACCTCCATAGTAGGCAACTTCCAG gACAAGAACCAGAAGCCCACACACCTGGCAGGGGcctttctggccttcatcctgGGCAACCTGTACTTCTGGCTACAGTTCTTTCTGTCCTGGTGGATGAAAGGCCTGCCCCAACCTGGGCCCCACTGGATTAAGTCTCTACGCCTGAGCCTCTGCAGCCTCTCCACCATCCTCATCGTGGCCA TGATTGTCCTGCACGCCCGAAATATGCGCTCTGCCTCGGCTATCTGCGAGTGGGTAGTGGCCATGTTGCTCTTTATGCTATTTGGCTTCTTTGCCGTGGACTTCTCCAGTTTGCGTGGCTGCACCCTGCACTTACATCCCCATCTGGACTCCAGCCTCCCACAAGCTCCCTCTGGGTCTCCAAATATACAGATGGCACAGGTGCTCTGA
- the Brsk1 gene encoding serine/threonine-protein kinase BRSK1 isoform X1 has product MSSGSKEGGGGSPAYHLPHPHPHPPQHAQYVGPYRLEKTLGKGQTGLVKLGVHCITGQKVAVKIVNREKLSESVLMKVEREIAILKLIEHPHVLKLHDVYENKKYLYLVLEHVSGGELFDYLVKKGRLTPKEARKFFRQIVSALDFCHSYSICHRDLKPENLLLDEKNNIRIADFGMASLQVGDSLLETSCGSPHYACPEVIKGEKYDGRRADMWSCGVILFALLVGALPFDDDNLRQLLEKVKRGVFHMPHFIPPDCQSLLRGMIEVEPEKRLSLEQIQKHPWYLGGKHEPDPCLEPAPGRRVAMRSLPSNGELDPDVLESMASLGCFRDRERLHRELRSEEENQEKMIYYLLLDRKERYPSCEDQDLPPRNDVDPPRKRVDSPMLSRHGKRRPERKSMEVLSITDAGSGGSPVPTRRALEMAQHSQRSRSVSGASTGLSSSPLSSPRSPVFSFSPEPGAGDEARGGGSPTSKTQTLPSRGPRGGGAGEQPPPPSARSTPLPGPPGSPRSSGGTPLHSPLHTPRASPTGTPGTTPPPSPGGGVGGAAWRSRLNSIRNSFLGSPRFHRRKMQVPTAEEMSSLTPESSPELAKRSWFGNFISLDKEEQIFLVLKDKPLSSIKADIVHAFLSIPSLSHSVLSQTSFRAEYKASGGPSVFQKPVRFQVDISSSEGPEPSPRRDGSSGGGIYSVTFTLISGPSRRFKRVVETIQAQLLSTHDQPSVQALADEKNGAQTRPAGTPPRSLQPPPGRSDPDLSSSPRRGPPKDKKLLATNGTPLP; this is encoded by the exons ATGTCGTCCGGGTCCAAGGAAGGTGGCGGGGGCTCCCCCGCCTACcacctcccacacccacacccacacccaccccagcaCGCCCAATATGTGGGCCCCTATCGCCTGGAGAAGACGCTGGGCAAAGGACAGACAG GTCTAGTTAAACTTGGAGTCCACTGCATCACGGGTCAGAAGGTCGCTGTCAAGATCGTGAACAGGGAGAAGCTGTCGGAATCGGTGCtgatgaag GTGGAGAGGGAAATCGCCATCCTGAAGCTCATTGAACACCCACACGTGCTCAAGCTCCATGACGTCTACGAGAACAAGAAATATTT ATACTTGGTTCTTGAGCATGTTTCTGGTGGTGAGCTGTTCGACTACTTGGTAAAAAAAGGGAGACTGACACCCAAGGAGGCCCGGAAGTTCTTCCGCCAGATCGTGTCAGCACTGGACTTCTGCCATAGCTACTCCATCTG TCACAGAGACTTGAAGCCAGAGAACCTGCTCTTGGATGAGAAAAACAACATCCGCATCGCAGACTTTGGTATGGCGTCCCTGCAAGTGGGGGACAGCCTCCTGGAGACCAGCTGTGG gtCCCCCCATTACGCATGTCCAGAGGTGATCAAG GGGGAAAAGTATGATGGTCGCCGGGCAGACATGTGGAGCTGTGGAGTCATCCTATTTGCCCTGCTTGTG GGGGCACTGCCCTTCGATGACGACAACCTGCGCCAGCTACTGGAGAAGGTGAAACGTGGGGTCTTCCACATGCCTCACTTCATCCCCCCAGACTGCCAGAGCCTCCTGAGAGGGATGATTGAAGTGGAGCCCGAGAAAAGGCTCAGT CTGGAGCAAATCCAGAAACATCCTTGGTATCT GGGCGGGAAACACGAACCAGACCCTTGCCTGGAGCCAGCTCCAGGCCGCAGAGTAGCCATGCGTAGCCTGCCTTCCAATGGCGAGCTGGACCCTGACGTTCTGGAAAGCATGGCGTCTCTGGGCTGCTTCAGAGACCGCGAGCGGCTGCACAGAGAACTGCGAAGCGAGGA GGAAAACCAAGAAAAGATGATCTATTATTTGCTTTTGGATCGGAAAGAGCGGTATCCTAGCTGTGAAGACCAGGACCTGCCGCCTCGGAATGATGTTG ACCCACCTCGTAAGCGGGTGGATTCCCCCATGCTGAGCAGACACGGGAAACGGAGGCCAGAGCGGAAGTCCATGGAAGTCCTCAGTATCACGGatgctgggagtggtggctcCCCAGTGCCTACCAGACGGGCCTTGGAGATGGCCCAGCACAGTCAGAG ATCCCGCAGCGTCAGTGGAGCCTCCACTGGTCTGTCCTCCAGCCCTCTGAGCAGCCCAAGG AGTCCGGTCTTTTCCTTCTCACCGGAGCCAGGCGCTGGAGATGAGGCTAGAGGCGGAGGCTCCCCAACTTCCAAAACACAGACGCTGCCTTCTCGGGGCCCCAGAGGTGGGGGCGCTGGAGAGCAGCCACCACCCCCCAGTGCCCGTTCCACGCCCTTGCCTGGACCACCAGGCTCCCCGCGCTCCTCCGGCGGAACCCCCTTGCACTCACCTCTGCACACGCCTCGAGCCAGCCCTACGGGGACCCCAGGAACGACGCCACCTCCCAGCCCAGGCGGTGGCGTCGGGGGAGCCGCCTGGAGAAGTCGGCTCAACTCCATCCGCAACAGCTTCCTGGGCTCCCCTCGCTTCCACCGGCGCAAGATGCAGG TCCCTACCGCTGAGGAGATGTCCAGTTTGACACCAGAATCCTCTCCCGA GCTGGCAAAACGCTCCTGGTTCGGGAATTTCATCTCCTTGgacaaagaagaacaaatattCCTCGTGCTAAAGGACAAACCTCTCAGCAGCATCAAAGCGGACATTGTCCATGCCTTTCTGTCG ATCCCCAGCCTGAGTCACAGTGTACTGTCACAGACCAGCTTCAGGGCCGAATACAAGGCCAGCGGCGGCCCCTCCGTCTTCCAGAAGCCTGTCCGCTTTCAGGTGGACATCAGCTCCTCTGAGGGTCCAGAACCCTCACCCCGAAGAGATGGCAGCAGTGGAGGTGGCATCTACTCAGTCACCTTTACTCTCATCTCCG GCCCCAGCCGTCGGTTCAAACGTGTGGTAGAGACCATCCAGGCACAGTTGCTGAGTACTCACGACCAGCCCTCCGTGCAGGCCTTGGCAG ATGAGAAGAACGGAGCCCAGACCCGGCCTGCTGGGACCCCACCCCGAAGCCTGCAGCCCCCACCAGGCCGCTCTGACCCTGATCTGAGTAGCTCTCCCCGCCGAGGACCCCCTAAGGACAAGAAGCTCCTGGCCACCAATGGAACCCCTCTACCCTGA
- the Brsk1 gene encoding serine/threonine-protein kinase BRSK1 isoform X2, with protein sequence MTSTRTRNICRYLVLEHVSGGELFDYLVKKGRLTPKEARKFFRQIVSALDFCHSYSICHRDLKPENLLLDEKNNIRIADFGMASLQVGDSLLETSCGSPHYACPEVIKGEKYDGRRADMWSCGVILFALLVGALPFDDDNLRQLLEKVKRGVFHMPHFIPPDCQSLLRGMIEVEPEKRLSLEQIQKHPWYLGGKHEPDPCLEPAPGRRVAMRSLPSNGELDPDVLESMASLGCFRDRERLHRELRSEEENQEKMIYYLLLDRKERYPSCEDQDLPPRNDVDPPRKRVDSPMLSRHGKRRPERKSMEVLSITDAGSGGSPVPTRRALEMAQHSQRSRSVSGASTGLSSSPLSSPRSPVFSFSPEPGAGDEARGGGSPTSKTQTLPSRGPRGGGAGEQPPPPSARSTPLPGPPGSPRSSGGTPLHSPLHTPRASPTGTPGTTPPPSPGGGVGGAAWRSRLNSIRNSFLGSPRFHRRKMQVPTAEEMSSLTPESSPELAKRSWFGNFISLDKEEQIFLVLKDKPLSSIKADIVHAFLSIPSLSHSVLSQTSFRAEYKASGGPSVFQKPVRFQVDISSSEGPEPSPRRDGSSGGGIYSVTFTLISGPSRRFKRVVETIQAQLLSTHDQPSVQALADEKNGAQTRPAGTPPRSLQPPPGRSDPDLSSSPRRGPPKDKKLLATNGTPLP encoded by the exons ATGACGTCTACGAGAACAAGAAATATTTGTAG ATACTTGGTTCTTGAGCATGTTTCTGGTGGTGAGCTGTTCGACTACTTGGTAAAAAAAGGGAGACTGACACCCAAGGAGGCCCGGAAGTTCTTCCGCCAGATCGTGTCAGCACTGGACTTCTGCCATAGCTACTCCATCTG TCACAGAGACTTGAAGCCAGAGAACCTGCTCTTGGATGAGAAAAACAACATCCGCATCGCAGACTTTGGTATGGCGTCCCTGCAAGTGGGGGACAGCCTCCTGGAGACCAGCTGTGG gtCCCCCCATTACGCATGTCCAGAGGTGATCAAG GGGGAAAAGTATGATGGTCGCCGGGCAGACATGTGGAGCTGTGGAGTCATCCTATTTGCCCTGCTTGTG GGGGCACTGCCCTTCGATGACGACAACCTGCGCCAGCTACTGGAGAAGGTGAAACGTGGGGTCTTCCACATGCCTCACTTCATCCCCCCAGACTGCCAGAGCCTCCTGAGAGGGATGATTGAAGTGGAGCCCGAGAAAAGGCTCAGT CTGGAGCAAATCCAGAAACATCCTTGGTATCT GGGCGGGAAACACGAACCAGACCCTTGCCTGGAGCCAGCTCCAGGCCGCAGAGTAGCCATGCGTAGCCTGCCTTCCAATGGCGAGCTGGACCCTGACGTTCTGGAAAGCATGGCGTCTCTGGGCTGCTTCAGAGACCGCGAGCGGCTGCACAGAGAACTGCGAAGCGAGGA GGAAAACCAAGAAAAGATGATCTATTATTTGCTTTTGGATCGGAAAGAGCGGTATCCTAGCTGTGAAGACCAGGACCTGCCGCCTCGGAATGATGTTG ACCCACCTCGTAAGCGGGTGGATTCCCCCATGCTGAGCAGACACGGGAAACGGAGGCCAGAGCGGAAGTCCATGGAAGTCCTCAGTATCACGGatgctgggagtggtggctcCCCAGTGCCTACCAGACGGGCCTTGGAGATGGCCCAGCACAGTCAGAG ATCCCGCAGCGTCAGTGGAGCCTCCACTGGTCTGTCCTCCAGCCCTCTGAGCAGCCCAAGG AGTCCGGTCTTTTCCTTCTCACCGGAGCCAGGCGCTGGAGATGAGGCTAGAGGCGGAGGCTCCCCAACTTCCAAAACACAGACGCTGCCTTCTCGGGGCCCCAGAGGTGGGGGCGCTGGAGAGCAGCCACCACCCCCCAGTGCCCGTTCCACGCCCTTGCCTGGACCACCAGGCTCCCCGCGCTCCTCCGGCGGAACCCCCTTGCACTCACCTCTGCACACGCCTCGAGCCAGCCCTACGGGGACCCCAGGAACGACGCCACCTCCCAGCCCAGGCGGTGGCGTCGGGGGAGCCGCCTGGAGAAGTCGGCTCAACTCCATCCGCAACAGCTTCCTGGGCTCCCCTCGCTTCCACCGGCGCAAGATGCAGG TCCCTACCGCTGAGGAGATGTCCAGTTTGACACCAGAATCCTCTCCCGA GCTGGCAAAACGCTCCTGGTTCGGGAATTTCATCTCCTTGgacaaagaagaacaaatattCCTCGTGCTAAAGGACAAACCTCTCAGCAGCATCAAAGCGGACATTGTCCATGCCTTTCTGTCG ATCCCCAGCCTGAGTCACAGTGTACTGTCACAGACCAGCTTCAGGGCCGAATACAAGGCCAGCGGCGGCCCCTCCGTCTTCCAGAAGCCTGTCCGCTTTCAGGTGGACATCAGCTCCTCTGAGGGTCCAGAACCCTCACCCCGAAGAGATGGCAGCAGTGGAGGTGGCATCTACTCAGTCACCTTTACTCTCATCTCCG GCCCCAGCCGTCGGTTCAAACGTGTGGTAGAGACCATCCAGGCACAGTTGCTGAGTACTCACGACCAGCCCTCCGTGCAGGCCTTGGCAG ATGAGAAGAACGGAGCCCAGACCCGGCCTGCTGGGACCCCACCCCGAAGCCTGCAGCCCCCACCAGGCCGCTCTGACCCTGATCTGAGTAGCTCTCCCCGCCGAGGACCCCCTAAGGACAAGAAGCTCCTGGCCACCAATGGAACCCCTCTACCCTGA
- the Tmem150b gene encoding modulator of macroautophagy TMEM150B isoform X2, which yields MWNYLSLLPVILFLWAIAGIWIVFAIAVVNGSVDLNEGFPFISICGSYAPQSCIFGQVLNIGAALAVWICIVRHHQLRDWGVKTWQNQLILWSGILCALGTSIVGNFQRSQIPQSWSRETHRR from the exons ATGTGGAATTACCTGTCCTTGCTGCCTGTCATCTTATTTCTGTGGGCTATAGCTGGCATCTGGATTGT TTTTGCAATCGCTGTGGTTAATGGTTCTGTGGACCTCAACGAAGGCTTCCCCTTTATCAG TATCTGTGGCTCTTATGCTCCTCAGAGCTGCATTTTCGGCCAAGTCCTCAATATAGGAGCTGCTCTAG CTGTTTGGATCTGCATTGTGCGTCATCACCAACTCCGGGACTGGGGCGTCAAAACCTGGCAAAACCAGCTAATTCTGTGGTCGGGGATCCTTTGTGCCCTGGGTACCTCCATAGTAGGCAACTTCCAG AGATCTCAAATACCCCAAAGCTGGTCAAGAGAGACTCACCGGAGATGA